One Papaver somniferum cultivar HN1 chromosome 10, ASM357369v1, whole genome shotgun sequence genomic window carries:
- the LOC113315363 gene encoding meiosis-specific protein ASY1-like — MKIKKLMPIDAESRRLIDWMEIGVYDALQKKYLKTLLFCISEAIDGPMMEEYAFSFSYSNSDSEEVMMNISHTGNEKQGTTFKSNGNTDITPNQMRSSACKMVRTLVQLMGTLDRMPEEVHNQSIVVKEDMDVQVNQVDEKVQKGTNEDYFYLKARYHVKPRLGKRVIRSELTEKKLVEVKNVLGIKLSAMDISEPQNISTCGGLHSVGSDLTRIREGSVYTHQKGSSRIQELLGNNTPIISKYRIVLTSESIPTVKAKIHFKEGIPPSQQCLFFGSIELTDGTLEEYCITKASTFHILLFLCGGGNRKKKQKKARIILHENQEQEKAERIAPEQVQKPDKKKEKKKQHEENDMVLANWRARWNEKYQSDKRFLEEESLDVKGEIQLQETKVIRNKIMQKENDMVLSNWGTRRDANPFLLGITFRK, encoded by the exons ATGAAGATCAAGAAGCTCATGCCTATAGATGCTGAATCCAGAAGACTTATTGACTGGATGGAAATAG GTGTTTATGATGCATTACAGAAGAAATACCTCAAGACACTTCTATTCTGCATATCTGAAGCTATTGATGGACCTATGATGGAAGAATATGCTT TTTCATTTAGCTATTCGAATTCTGACAgtgaagaggtgatgatgaacatAAGTCATACTGGAAACGAGAAACAAGGAACAACATTCAAGTCTAATGGAAATACAGACATTACACCAAACCAAATGAG GAGTTCTGCTTGTAAAATGGTCCGAACTCTGGTTCAATTGATGGGAACACTGGACCGTATGCCAGAAGAGGTACACAATCAGTCAATTGTCGTGAAGGAAGATATGGATGTACAAGTAAACCAAGTTGATGAGAAAGTTCAAAAAGGGACTAATGAAGACTACTTCTACTTGAAG GCTCGGTATCATGTCAAACCAAGATTAG GTAAACGTGTCATTCGATCTGAATTGACTGAGAAGAAGCTAGTTGAGGTCAAGAATGTTTTGGGGATAAAGTTATCG GCAATGGATATAAGTGAACCTCAAAACATATCAACCTGCGGTGGTCTCCACTCTGTTGGTTCTGATCTTACTAGAATTCGTGAAGGATCAGTATATACTCATCAGAAAGGATCATCTAGAATTCAGGAGCTACTTGGAAACAACACACCTATCATTTCCAAATATCGCATAGTCCTGACCTCAGAATCCATTCCTACCGTGAAAGCCAAGATTCACTTCAAGGAAGGGATCCCTCCATCACAACAATGCTTGTTTTTTGGCAGTATAGAGTTGACAGATGGAACGCTCGAGGAATACTGTATAACCAAAGCCTCGACTTTTCATATTCTCCTTTTCCTTTGTGGAGGAGGTAATcggaagaaaaaacagaaaaaggCACGAATAATATTACATGAAAATCAGGAGCAAGAAAAAGCTGAGAGGATAGCACCGGAGCAGGTCCAAAAAccagacaaaaaaaaagaaaagaaaaaacagcaTGAGGAGAATGATATGGTTTTGGCTAACTGGAGAGCCCGATGGAATGAAAAATATCAATCTGACAAGAGGTTTCTGGAGGAGGAATCTTTGGATGTTAAAGGGGAAATACAGCTGCAGGAGACTAAAGTAATTAGGAATAAGATAATGCAGAAGGAGAATGATATGGTTCTGTCTAACTGGGGAACTCGCCGGGATGCCAATCCATTCCTTTTGGGCATAACCTTTCGCAAAtaa